The sequence below is a genomic window from Deltaproteobacteria bacterium GWC2_55_46.
CGATGGCGATGTTAAGCAGCAGGATGGCGACCCTCAGTACCGTGACCTTCTCTATCACCTCGTATAGCTCGAAGGGGATGAAAAGGCCGGTGGCCACGACCGTGAGCCATTCGGCCCAGCGCTGCCTGAAGTGCAATCCCGCGGCCTCGATGATATTCATGACCCCGAAGGCGAATATGCCGGCGGTTATCCAGATGAACATGCCGTTGCCAAGGACGCCTGCCTTCTTGATGGCCGAGCTTATTATCTGGTGGTCGGTGTCGAGGTTCATACTCACCGCAAGAGAGGTGAACGTGTCTTCTACAGAGTCGCCGAGGTGGTTCAGGAGGCTTATGGAGAGGGCCAGTTCAAAGAGGCCGATGAGCCCCTTGTAGGCTATGATGAACTTGAGGAACTTTTCGCCCTTTTTTTTCTTCTTCATCTCGTGCCTGTCATACCGGGCGGGCGGACCCTTATGCCCTTGCTCTGGAGATATTCCTTTGTCTCGGGTATGGTGAAGACCCCGAAGTGGAATATCGAGGCGGCAAGGGCCGCGTCGGCGCGCCCCTTTGTGAATGCCTCGTAGATATGCTCGAGAGTGCCGGCCCCGCCTGAGGCTATGACCGGTATGGAGGTATTAAGCGAGACCTCGCTGGTAAGGTCGAGGTCGTAGCCGTCCTTTCTGCCGTCCCTGTCCATGCTTGTAAGGAGTATCTCGCCTGCGCCGAGGGACTCTACCTTCTTCGCCCATTCCACCACGTCCAGCCCCCGGGCCTTCCTGCCGCCGTGGGTATAGACCTCCCAGCCGCCTCCGGCCTTTCTCTTGGCGTCTATCGCGACCACGATGCACTGGCTGCCGAAGCGCTCAGAGGCGCGTCTTACGAACTCCGGGTCCTCGACCGCCGTCGTGTTTATAGAGACCTTGTCGGTGCCGGAGCGAAGTAGCTCCTTTATATCATCAAGGGTCCTTATGCCGCCTCCGACGGTAAGAGGCATGAAGACCTCAGAGGCGGTCTCCTCGACCACGTCGAGAATGGTCTTCCTCTTCTCGTGAGAGGCCGTGATGTCGAGGAATACGAGCTCGTCAGCCCCCTGCTCCTC
It includes:
- a CDS encoding imidazole glycerol phosphate synthase subunit HisF, with amino-acid sequence MLTKRIIPCLDVKDGRVVKGVSFVELKDAGDPVDAAKAYEEQGADELVFLDITASHEKRKTILDVVEETASEVFMPLTVGGGIRTLDDIKELLRSGTDKVSINTTAVEDPEFVRRASERFGSQCIVVAIDAKRKAGGGWEVYTHGGRKARGLDVVEWAKKVESLGAGEILLTSMDRDGRKDGYDLDLTSEVSLNTSIPVIASGGAGTLEHIYEAFTKGRADAALAASIFHFGVFTIPETKEYLQSKGIRVRPPGMTGTR